One Phaseolus vulgaris cultivar G19833 chromosome 2, P. vulgaris v2.0, whole genome shotgun sequence DNA window includes the following coding sequences:
- the LOC137809272 gene encoding uncharacterized protein, with protein MDMEVGLITKRSDEVEMIYMEELINFVHQHELVEEDYGTHFTTDEVFPSREDLFQWVRRVAYRLGFVIVIIRSDIANGKQGRKTYVLLGCERGGSYTKYKDGLEVSVTGTRKCQCPFKLRGKPIGKGQGCVLKVICGTHNHDLYDTLVGHPYAGRLKANEHFILVDMTKNMVKPSSILRTLKENNEDNMTTIKQVCPFLLVLHSYLARRKRTSYGHYKNLEGHLTSHVGPEIIVCDRDLALMNVINIVFPKTRNLLCRFHINKNVKAKCKMLVDSVEAWEVVMDSWRTIIECTDIAKFDEFVKSFETICSPWSLLVEYVKNTWIIPHKEKFVKCWTDSLMHLGNTTTNRVESAHWSLKRILQNIMGDLCSCWDAIKHLYKMLVGFVSKHALILIAEEFDWVNDVGSCYVDETKLFRFISSELSIQQEWDVILSWFKQVDMCGKVTIKNKLRKISYPYMTTLCAPLNVVKTKESQKSQANKFQRSTKRIPSYFEHVDRIHIVNDSSSSLKTPKGKVKGMGEESWPLIRMDLFKEISQWREEYATLLGGHQRVEHIKRSLLVDELSVASVDKWMTIPDMGYLIASRYNIILVCKNG; from the exons ATGGACATGGAGGTTGGATTGATTACAAAAAGATCAGATGAAGTAGAAATGATATATATGGaagaattaattaattttgtgcatCAACATGAATTAGTTGAAGAGGATTATGGTACTCATTTTACAACAGATGAG GTTTTTCCTTCACGAGAAGATTTATTTCAATGGGTCCGTAGGGTTGCTTATAGACTTGGTTTTGTTATTGTCATTATTAGGTCTGACATAGCAAATGGAAAGCAAGGGAGAAAAACATATGTCTTGTTAGGCTGTGAAAGGGGAGGTAGTTACACAAAGTACAAGGATGGTTTGGAAGTTAGTGTAACCGGTACTCGAAAATGTCAATGTCCCTTTAAATTGCGAGGTAAACCTATTGGAAAGGGTCAAGGTTGTGTACTTAAGGTAATATGTGGTACTCATAATCATGATTTGTATGATACATTAGTTGGTCATCCATATGCGGGCAGATTAAAAGCGAATGAACATTTCATACTTGTTGATATGACTAAAAACATGGTTAAACCGAGTAGCATACTACGTACTTTGAAGGAGAATAATGAGGATAATATGACAACAATAAAGCAA GTTTGTCCTTTTCTACTGGTTTTGCATTCTTATCTAGCGAGAAGGAAAAGAACTTCATATGGGCACTACAAAAATTTAGAGGGTCACTTGACATCGCATGTGGGGCCTGAAATCATTGTTTGTGATAGAGATCTTGCTTTGATGAATGTCATCAATATTGTGTTTCCTAAAACAAGAAACCTTCTTTGTCGGTTTCATATCAATAAGAATGTTaaagcaaaatgtaaaatgttggtTGATTCTGTCGAGGCTTGGGAAGTTGTGATGGATTCATGGAGGACTATCATTGAATGTACAGATATTGCTAAATTTGATGAGTTTGTTAAAAGTTTTGAAACTATTTGTTCACCGTGGTCATTACTTGTTGAATATGTGAAGAACACATGGATTATTCCGCACAAAGAAAAATTTGTAAAGTGTTGGACAGATTCATTAATGCATTTGggaaatacaacaacaaacag GGTTGAATCAGCTCATTGGTCTTTGAAACGAATATTACAAAATATCATGGGAGACTTGTGCTCATGTTGGGATGCTATCAAGCAT TTATACAAAATGTTGGTTGGCTTTGTATCTAAACATGCTTTGATTCTCATTGCTGAAGAGTTTGATTGGGTCAATGATGTGGG TTCATGTTATGTGGACGAGACTAAGCTTTTCAGATTTATCTCATCTGAGTTGTCAATTCAACAAGAATGGGATGTCATTCTATCCTGGTTCAAACAGGTTGACATGTGTGGCAAAGTGACAATTAAAAACAAGTTGCGTAAAATTTCCTACCCATACATGACAACATTATGTGCACCACTTAATGTAGTCAAGACAAAAGAATCTCAAAAGAGTCAAGCAAACAAATTTCAGAGGTCTACAAAACGCATCCCTTCATATTTTGAGCATGTAGATCGCATCCATATTGTAAACGATAGCTCATCATCTTTGAAGACTCCTAAGGGAAAGGTTAAG GGGATGGGTGAAGAGTCATGGCCACTTATCAGAATGGATTTATTCAAAGAAATATCTCAGTGGCGTGAAGAATACGCAACATTGTTAGGTGGTCATCAACGGGTAGAACATATCAAGAGATCCCTACTAGTGGATGAGTTGTCAGTG GCTAGTGTTGACAAATGGATGACAATACCGGATATGGGATACTTAATAGCAAGCAGATACAATATTATCTTAGTCT GTAAAAATGGTTGA
- the LOC137809271 gene encoding protein MAINTENANCE OF MERISTEMS-like: protein MCHLLHLPILGQFPTYVPLEYNIAATILTKLLGVEEARGKAEKRQCRGVHVRLSWLRDIYAGCCVQEAWECAARAYLLHVVASTNFADKSVTSVSVSYLLLFNNLRMCGGYEWGATTLTHLYEQLRDASYFNTKQLNSYVTLVQAWIYEHFSGMGRRDINPSYDEVHPRVAQYIVAHQICAVGDVRVQLDELTHDEVIWTPYEDHRLSRSFETIYLFSGHLQLGNLSQRHIPERVLRQFGYKQSIPPSPMSTESPGAHVIDQRWLQFDHHLVTGLTAASSPSACVPEYMSWFRTVSHPYIGRGELGDQPSVVPRRRLLSPNVEQAGVSSQDERAHSISFFLFFIVT, encoded by the exons ATGTGTCATCTTTTACACCTCCCTATTTTGGGTCAATTCCCTACGTATGTGCCCTTAGAGTACAACATAGCTGCAACTATTTTAACTAAGTTATTAGGGGTGGAGGAGGCTCGTGGGAAGGCTGAGAAGAGGCAGTGTAGAGGCGTCCACGTACGATTGAGTTGGCTTCGAGATATATATGCGGGATGTTGTGTTCAAGAGGCTTGGGAGTGTGCTGCTAGAGCTTACTTGTTGCATGTGGTTGCATCCACTAATTTTGCAGATAAAAGTGTCACATCTGTATCTGTTTCGTACTTGTTATTATTCAACAATCTTCGTATGTGTGGTGGATACGAATGGGGAGCAACAACACTTACACATCTATATGAGCAGTTGAGGGATGCCTCCTACTTTAACACAAAGCAGTTGAACAGTTATGTGACACTTGTTCAG GCATGGATTTATGAGCACTTCTCGGGCATGGGAAGAAGGGATATTAATCCCTCATATGACGAGGTACATCCGCGGGTAGCACAATACATTGTTGCCCATCAGATTTGTGCGGTTGGTGATGTGCGGGTGCAGTTGGATGAGCTCACACACGATGAAGTCATCTGGACTCCATATGAGGACCACAGATTGAGCAGGTCATTTGAGACCATTTATTTATTCTCGGGTCACCTACAATTGGGCAACTTATCACAGAGACATATTCCCGAGCGTGTGTTGCGCCAATTTGGCTACAAGCAGAGCATTCCACCATCACCGATGTCAACTGAGAGTCCTGGTGCACATGTCATTGATCAAAGGTGGTTGCAATTTGATCACCACTTGGTGACAGGTTTGACAGCTGCTTCTAGTCCATCTGCATGTGTTCCTGAGTACATGTCTTGGTTCAGGACGGTGTCACACCCATACATTGGCAGAGGTGAGCTTGGAGATCAACCCAGTGTTGTACCACGTCGTCGCCTTCTTAGTCCAAATGTTGAGCAGGCAGGTGTCTCGTCTCAAGATGAGCGTGCACAttcaataagtttttttttattttttattgttacgtga